A single region of the Candidatus Abyssobacteria bacterium SURF_5 genome encodes:
- the pyk gene encoding pyruvate kinase has protein sequence MRRTKIIATIGPKSSDEAVLRRMLEAGMDVARLNFSHGTQEGHERSFRLIRKLSSEMRRPVGIIADLQGPKIRTGELATDPLNVRTGSTLIITTEQIKGSNGRISTTYRRLHRDVKPGDRILLDDGSIEVTVKKISGRDIYCRVVSGGVLGARKGINLPGIKVSEPTLTRKDKEDITFAAALGVDFFAISFVRQPDDINRLRALLQNLKCATPIIAKIEKPEALDNIDDIISVSDGIMVARGDLGVEMPPEKVPQIQKELIGRCNQAGKPVITATQMLESMIHEATPTRAEASDIVNAIYDGTSAVMLSGETAIGDYPVLSVKTMAKIAEEADIYVIEKEKKIFRRSTAIDSFEDAIGQATQTTSRHLPTRLIVCFTSSGFTAQHIASYRPEAPIIAVTQHKSVQERVSLYWGVQSILVEPAETVDRMIERVKEELLKRAMVRRGDSIIITAGYPLGVSGMTNMMQLVRVGGGKRLRKARGKQG, from the coding sequence ATGCGCAGAACCAAAATAATCGCGACCATCGGCCCGAAATCAAGTGACGAGGCCGTTCTCCGCCGGATGCTCGAGGCGGGAATGGACGTCGCGCGCCTGAATTTTTCCCATGGGACCCAGGAAGGACACGAGCGCAGCTTCCGCTTGATTCGAAAGCTGAGCAGCGAGATGCGCCGGCCCGTCGGCATCATAGCCGATCTGCAGGGACCGAAAATTCGGACCGGAGAACTGGCGACCGACCCGTTGAACGTGCGCACAGGAAGCACCCTCATCATCACCACCGAGCAAATCAAAGGCTCCAACGGCCGAATATCGACAACATATCGGCGCCTCCACCGCGATGTCAAGCCCGGTGACCGCATTCTCCTCGATGACGGTTCAATCGAAGTAACCGTGAAAAAAATATCTGGAAGAGACATCTACTGTCGTGTTGTCTCCGGCGGCGTGCTGGGCGCCCGCAAGGGAATCAATCTGCCGGGAATAAAAGTCTCGGAGCCGACTCTCACGCGCAAGGACAAAGAAGACATCACGTTTGCCGCCGCACTGGGGGTCGATTTCTTCGCCATCAGCTTTGTCCGGCAGCCCGACGACATCAACCGCCTGAGGGCGCTGCTGCAGAATCTGAAGTGCGCGACTCCTATTATCGCAAAAATCGAGAAACCGGAGGCGCTCGACAATATCGACGACATCATTTCGGTCTCCGACGGCATCATGGTCGCTCGCGGCGATCTCGGAGTGGAAATGCCGCCGGAGAAAGTGCCGCAAATTCAGAAGGAACTGATCGGGCGCTGTAACCAAGCAGGCAAGCCGGTGATAACGGCAACGCAAATGCTCGAATCAATGATTCACGAGGCGACTCCTACCCGGGCTGAGGCTTCGGATATCGTGAATGCAATTTACGATGGCACGAGCGCCGTCATGCTGTCGGGTGAGACTGCCATCGGCGATTATCCCGTTCTTTCCGTCAAGACGATGGCGAAAATAGCCGAAGAGGCGGATATCTATGTGATCGAGAAGGAGAAAAAAATCTTCCGGCGCTCCACCGCGATCGATTCGTTTGAAGACGCAATCGGGCAAGCCACACAGACAACCTCCCGCCATTTGCCCACGCGTCTCATCGTATGCTTTACCTCGTCTGGATTCACCGCTCAGCATATCGCCAGCTATCGGCCGGAGGCCCCCATCATTGCGGTGACTCAACACAAATCGGTCCAGGAACGGGTGAGTCTGTACTGGGGCGTCCAATCGATCCTGGTGGAACCGGCCGAAACCGTTGATCGCATGATCGAGCGCGTGAAAGAAGAACTGCTGAAGAGGGCTATGGTCCGCCGGGGCGACAGCATCATCATTACGGCCGGATATCCGCTCGGCGTCTCGGGAATGACCAACATGATGCAACTGGTCCGCGTGGGCGGCGGCAAACGCCTGCGCAAAGCGAGGGGGAAGCAAGGATAA
- the bshC gene encoding bacillithiol biosynthesis cysteine-adding enzyme BshC codes for MSPARQLFNDYSHNFQQVRQFFRYDPRNLDAALSELRGTQQRRFDENQINEIKLYNKRMDCGEETIQNIDKLSESNTVAVVTGQQPAIFTGPLYTIYKTITAIKLARHISQRHNIPAVPIFWNASEDHDFQDVRHVEFVNRDNRLISLMYEPQADVEGKSIFDIPLEPSLSFLIDLLEGDTDTTEFKPYLVNLLRNSLGRCYSLADWFSHLLQALFNPYGLIILDAHLPPCRQLARPVVGREIKTPLRSSRLINEAGIQLQALGYHRQIERKEDEVNFFFYAQGRRNKVRFRQGRFIVDRIGLEYDQAEMLDMLAQEPQRFSPSAALRPLVQDHILPTIACVGGPGEIAYFAQMRNVYSFFDLVMPVIYPRARAVLVEATVAKILERYGLHVEDMPKNRKELLQMTAAHKSGRPIVQACDRKLEVIQMLLDELRREVAEVETTLVEPIDKLKRKIGEEMDRLREKLVSAQQTDLDVAEQQIDKLKTNLFPEGKEQERVLNIFPFLFAYGIQFIAHLEKTLDIFSFDQQVIHI; via the coding sequence ATGTCACCGGCGCGCCAGCTCTTCAACGACTACTCCCACAATTTCCAGCAGGTGCGCCAGTTCTTTCGGTACGACCCCCGAAACCTTGACGCCGCACTCAGCGAACTGCGCGGAACCCAGCAGAGGCGCTTCGACGAGAACCAGATCAATGAAATCAAGCTGTACAACAAGAGGATGGACTGCGGCGAGGAAACGATTCAGAACATAGACAAGCTGTCGGAAAGCAACACGGTCGCCGTCGTCACCGGCCAACAGCCGGCGATCTTTACCGGTCCGCTGTACACGATTTACAAGACGATCACCGCCATCAAGCTGGCTCGCCATATCAGTCAAAGACACAATATTCCCGCAGTGCCCATCTTCTGGAACGCGTCCGAAGACCATGATTTTCAGGACGTGCGTCATGTCGAGTTCGTCAACCGCGACAACCGCCTCATCAGCCTCATGTATGAGCCGCAGGCCGATGTGGAAGGAAAATCCATCTTTGATATTCCGCTCGAACCGTCCCTCTCTTTCCTCATCGACCTCCTCGAAGGCGACACCGACACGACCGAATTCAAGCCGTACCTGGTGAACTTGCTGCGCAATTCGCTCGGACGCTGCTACTCGCTCGCCGACTGGTTTTCGCATTTGTTGCAGGCATTGTTCAACCCCTACGGGCTGATCATCCTCGACGCGCACCTGCCGCCATGCCGCCAGCTTGCCCGCCCGGTCGTCGGGCGCGAGATCAAGACGCCGCTGCGCTCCTCGCGACTCATCAACGAGGCCGGCATCCAGTTGCAGGCGCTGGGCTACCACCGGCAGATCGAGCGGAAAGAAGACGAGGTCAATTTCTTCTTCTATGCGCAAGGCCGGCGCAACAAGGTGCGCTTCCGCCAGGGCAGATTCATCGTCGACCGCATCGGCCTCGAATACGATCAGGCCGAAATGCTGGACATGCTCGCGCAGGAACCTCAGCGATTCAGTCCGAGCGCGGCTCTCAGGCCGCTCGTGCAGGACCATATCCTTCCAACTATCGCCTGCGTTGGAGGCCCCGGCGAGATTGCTTATTTCGCACAAATGAGGAATGTCTACTCATTTTTCGATCTCGTGATGCCGGTTATCTATCCGCGGGCACGTGCGGTACTGGTGGAGGCGACCGTTGCAAAAATTTTGGAGCGGTACGGACTACATGTGGAAGATATGCCCAAAAACAGGAAAGAGCTGCTGCAGATGACAGCCGCGCACAAGTCGGGACGCCCGATCGTGCAGGCATGCGACAGAAAGCTCGAAGTCATACAGATGCTGCTCGATGAGTTAAGGCGCGAAGTTGCCGAGGTTGAGACGACGCTCGTCGAACCCATTGATAAGCTGAAAAGAAAAATCGGCGAAGAAATGGATCGGCTGCGTGAGAAACTTGTGTCGGCTCAGCAGACCGATCTTGACGTGGCCGAACAGCAAATTGACAAGTTGAAGACAAACCTCTTCCCGGAAGGAAAAGAACAGGAACGCGTGCTCAACATCTTTCCCTTCCTCTTCGCATACGGTATCCAGTTCATAGCCCATCTGGAGAAAACGCTGGATATCTTCTCGTTCGATCAGCAGGTAATCCATATCTGA
- the bioB gene encoding biotin synthase BioB — translation MVERKNFAGWAERVTKGERLEQAEALAILETPRERVFHLLAAANDVRRHFKGDTIDLCGVVNAKSGMCSEDCAFCAQSAHHDTGVAVYPLMDASRILEHARAAEQMSAHRFGIVTSGRGVDKDHVLDCVCAALAGMEKTTALGRCASLGTLSREQLLRLKDAGLQSIHHNIETAESFFSSICSTHTYADRVETVRAAKEVGFVVCCGGIFGMGETNEHRVEMALALRALQVDSVPLNFLNPIPGTRLESAQPLSPLEILKIIAMFRFMMPDKDIRTCGGRERNLRSLQPLMYVAGANGSMIGNYLTTLGRDPREDLEMISDLGLTT, via the coding sequence ATGGTCGAAAGAAAAAATTTCGCCGGCTGGGCGGAGCGCGTAACAAAAGGAGAGCGGCTGGAGCAAGCCGAAGCGCTCGCGATTCTTGAGACCCCGCGGGAGCGCGTCTTTCACTTGCTCGCGGCGGCGAACGATGTCCGCCGCCATTTCAAGGGCGACACCATCGATCTGTGCGGCGTCGTCAACGCGAAATCGGGCATGTGCTCCGAGGACTGCGCATTCTGCGCTCAATCGGCTCACCATGATACGGGCGTCGCTGTGTATCCATTGATGGACGCGTCAAGAATACTGGAACATGCCCGCGCCGCGGAGCAGATGAGCGCGCACCGATTCGGCATCGTCACCAGCGGCCGCGGCGTGGACAAGGACCACGTGCTTGATTGCGTGTGCGCGGCGCTGGCGGGTATGGAGAAGACCACCGCCCTTGGCCGGTGCGCCTCTTTGGGAACCCTCTCACGCGAACAGTTGCTCAGATTAAAGGATGCCGGCCTGCAGAGCATTCATCACAACATCGAAACCGCCGAAAGCTTCTTTTCCTCGATCTGTTCCACTCACACGTATGCCGACAGAGTGGAAACCGTGCGGGCGGCGAAAGAGGTGGGCTTTGTCGTATGCTGCGGCGGCATTTTCGGCATGGGAGAAACAAACGAGCATCGTGTCGAGATGGCGCTCGCGCTGCGCGCGTTGCAAGTGGATTCCGTGCCGCTGAACTTCCTGAATCCGATTCCCGGCACCAGACTTGAATCGGCCCAACCGCTTTCCCCGCTCGAGATCCTGAAGATCATCGCGATGTTCCGTTTTATGATGCCGGACAAGGATATTCGCACGTGTGGGGGACGCGAACGCAACCTTCGCTCGCTGCAACCGCTGATGTACGTCGCCGGCGCCAACGGCTCGATGATCGGCAATTACCTGACCACCCTCGGCCGCGATCCGAGAGAGGACCTCGAAATGATATCCGACCTCGGCCTCACAACTTGA
- the bioF gene encoding 8-amino-7-oxononanoate synthase, producing the protein MIPIRDAAAREYAAIAHELNDIETQGLLRRPETIEGPIGPRVRINGKEVLLLCTNDYLGLANHPAVKQAAREALERDGAGAGASRLVSGTLSIHKELERALANLKKTESALVFGSGYLANIGAVSTLCGPGDTIYSDRLNHASIIDACRLSRARIRIFPHRDTGQLRKTLKKSRAAGRKMIVTDGVFSMDGDIAPLPELADLADEFGTLLMVDDAHATGVLGKDWSGTSAYFSLNGVDVQMGTLSKALGSYGAFIAGPNQLIELLINRARSFIYTTALPPASAAAALAALKILKDEPDFPRRLWQNADTLKTGLRASGFSVGSSETFIIPLIVGDARTCVAMATALLKEGVFAQAIRPPSVPEGSSRLRIVPSALHETADMELAVQAFERAGKKCGII; encoded by the coding sequence ATGATACCAATTCGTGATGCTGCCGCTCGTGAATACGCCGCCATTGCGCACGAGCTGAATGATATCGAGACGCAAGGCCTGCTGCGCCGGCCTGAGACTATCGAGGGACCCATCGGCCCCCGCGTTCGCATCAACGGGAAAGAGGTCCTGCTGCTCTGCACGAATGATTATCTCGGCCTGGCAAATCATCCCGCGGTGAAACAGGCCGCCCGAGAGGCGCTCGAGAGGGATGGGGCCGGAGCGGGCGCGTCCCGGCTCGTTTCGGGAACACTTTCAATCCATAAGGAACTCGAGCGGGCGCTGGCAAATCTGAAGAAAACGGAATCGGCATTGGTTTTCGGCTCCGGCTATCTCGCAAATATCGGCGCTGTCTCCACCTTGTGCGGTCCCGGCGATACCATCTACAGCGACCGACTCAACCACGCCAGCATCATTGACGCCTGCCGGCTCAGTCGCGCGCGTATCAGGATTTTCCCTCATCGCGATACGGGCCAACTGCGGAAGACGCTGAAAAAGAGCAGGGCGGCCGGCCGCAAAATGATCGTGACGGATGGCGTTTTCAGCATGGATGGCGATATCGCGCCCCTGCCGGAATTGGCGGACCTTGCGGATGAATTCGGCACGCTCCTCATGGTGGATGACGCGCACGCCACCGGCGTCCTTGGCAAAGATTGGAGCGGAACTTCCGCTTACTTCAGCCTGAACGGCGTCGATGTCCAGATGGGGACCCTCAGCAAAGCCCTCGGGAGCTACGGGGCGTTCATTGCCGGCCCAAACCAGCTCATCGAGCTGCTGATCAACCGGGCCCGGAGTTTCATCTACACAACCGCCCTTCCGCCGGCGTCGGCAGCGGCAGCACTGGCGGCTTTGAAGATTCTCAAAGATGAACCCGATTTCCCGCGCCGGCTCTGGCAAAACGCCGATACCTTGAAGACCGGGCTGAGAGCATCCGGTTTTTCCGTCGGCTCCTCGGAAACGTTCATCATTCCCTTGATCGTCGGCGACGCCCGAACCTGTGTGGCGATGGCGACCGCATTGCTCAAGGAAGGCGTTTTCGCGCAGGCGATTCGTCCGCCGTCCGTCCCGGAAGGATCATCCCGGCTGCGCATTGTGCCTTCGGCCCTGCACGAGACGGCCGATATGGAGCTTGCGGTCCAGGCGTTCGAGCGCGCCGGCAAGAAGTGCGGCATTATCTGA
- a CDS encoding 4Fe-4S ferredoxin translates to MEIDAAKCVGCGNCVPFCTMGAIRVENDVAVVNEDECVECSTCYRCCGPEGLRATFVRGLRRLFRALHLRYDAPLDVCPTGALVPPELKWPRSLRRAFSDPTVTHDSTGMAGRGTEEIKTNDITGRIGPGEAGIVIDLGRPGTGVFFRDIDTMTRALAQLDVFFEPQNPLTHLMNDPQNGSLRKDIANEKVLSAIIELKIKLADLPEVLHLVEKTATALDTVISVGVSTKCDPEGGIPHESICSGAGYPLSLNGKTNLGLGRPVEGMS, encoded by the coding sequence ATGGAAATTGATGCGGCAAAATGCGTCGGCTGCGGCAATTGCGTTCCGTTCTGCACCATGGGCGCGATTCGAGTCGAAAACGACGTCGCGGTAGTCAATGAGGATGAGTGCGTGGAATGCAGCACGTGCTACCGCTGCTGCGGGCCCGAAGGGCTGAGGGCGACATTTGTGCGCGGCTTGAGACGCCTGTTCAGGGCGCTCCATTTGCGCTACGACGCGCCTCTGGATGTCTGCCCGACCGGAGCGCTCGTTCCGCCGGAACTCAAGTGGCCGCGCTCGCTCAGGCGCGCTTTCAGCGACCCGACCGTAACGCACGACAGCACGGGAATGGCCGGGCGGGGAACCGAAGAGATCAAGACCAACGACATTACCGGCCGCATCGGGCCCGGCGAGGCCGGCATCGTGATCGATCTCGGCAGGCCGGGGACAGGGGTTTTCTTTCGTGATATCGACACGATGACCCGGGCGCTCGCACAGCTCGACGTTTTCTTCGAGCCGCAGAACCCGTTAACTCATCTCATGAACGATCCGCAAAACGGCTCGCTCAGGAAAGATATCGCAAATGAAAAAGTGTTGTCGGCGATCATCGAACTCAAAATAAAGCTCGCCGATCTGCCCGAAGTCCTTCATCTGGTCGAGAAAACTGCAACCGCGCTCGATACGGTGATAAGCGTCGGCGTCTCGACCAAATGTGATCCCGAGGGAGGCATACCGCACGAGAGCATCTGCAGCGGCGCCGGATATCCGCTCTCGCTCAACGGGAAAACGAACCTGGGACTCGGGCGCCCCGTGGAGGGAATGTCCTGA
- the bioD gene encoding dethiobiotin synthase, translating into MRRVQSSARAAGARGAENEGISVAKPGLFVTATDTEVGKTVVAGGLVLALRAHGFDVGVMKPAATGCRSRRGKTLAEDVEFLMEAAATDDERELVCPYMLRDPLAPQVAAEREDSRLDIRRIRSAFQKLRSRHDAMIVEGAGGVYVPLRPRYYMLDLMSDLGLPALVVIRPALGTINHTLLTLDALRARKIPVAGVIMNNYPKRPSLAERTNPEVLRDCPGVPFLGVLPRLEMVSVSQRRFDGLQNAIEEAIDVGQLVDFLRRNCR; encoded by the coding sequence ATGCGGCGCGTTCAATCCAGTGCGCGCGCGGCAGGTGCTCGAGGCGCTGAGAATGAAGGGATAAGTGTGGCGAAACCTGGGCTTTTCGTAACCGCGACGGATACGGAAGTCGGTAAGACCGTTGTCGCCGGCGGCCTTGTTCTGGCTCTGCGGGCACACGGTTTTGACGTCGGCGTCATGAAGCCTGCGGCCACCGGCTGTCGCTCTCGCAGGGGAAAAACTCTTGCAGAGGACGTGGAATTCCTGATGGAGGCTGCCGCAACCGACGACGAGCGCGAACTGGTTTGCCCATACATGCTCCGCGATCCGCTCGCTCCGCAGGTGGCGGCGGAAAGGGAGGATTCCCGGCTCGATATTCGCAGAATTCGAAGCGCCTTTCAGAAGCTGCGGAGCAGGCACGACGCGATGATAGTGGAAGGTGCTGGCGGAGTTTATGTTCCGCTCCGGCCGAGATATTACATGCTGGACCTGATGTCCGATCTCGGGCTGCCCGCGCTCGTGGTGATCAGGCCCGCATTGGGAACAATTAACCATACCTTGCTTACGCTCGACGCTTTGCGCGCTCGCAAGATTCCTGTCGCAGGCGTCATCATGAATAATTATCCCAAAAGACCGTCGCTTGCCGAACGCACCAATCCCGAAGTCCTCAGAGACTGTCCCGGTGTGCCATTTTTGGGTGTCCTGCCGCGCTTGGAAATGGTTTCGGTATCGCAACGGCGTTTCGACGGCCTTCAGAATGCGATAGAGGAGGCGATAGACGTGGGGCAACTCGTGGATTTTCTGCGGAGGAACTGCCGCTGA
- the bioA gene encoding adenosylmethionine--8-amino-7-oxononanoate transaminase: MAKKKEQDPARLEADDRKFIWHPFTQMQDYEADAPLIIERAKGAYLYDIRGKRYLDGVSSLWVTVHGHRKPALDSAIRKQLASVAHSTLLGISNVPSVRLARMLIERAPEGLAKVFYSDNGSTAVEIGLKMAFQFWQQHRSGSHKRRTRFICFENAYHGDTLGSVGVGGIDLFHKMYRPLLMDSIRATSPYCYRCPLELDKSTCDMACLESIERTLKEHADEVAALLIEPLVFAAAGIIVQPPGFLSRIRELCSRYGVLMIADEVAVGIGRTGTFFACERENVSPDILATAKGLSGGYLPVAATLASEQIYQGFLGDYVEMRTLFHGHTYTGNPLGCAASVANLEIFERERTLQKVRNKIRLLETLLRPLSELPHVGDIRQCGLMVGIELVKDRKTREPYGHGEKIGIKAIMEARRRGMIIRPLGNVIVLMPHLTFTPAQLERMVSITAASIETVTGA, from the coding sequence ATGGCGAAAAAGAAAGAGCAAGACCCCGCCCGGCTCGAAGCTGACGACCGGAAATTCATCTGGCACCCCTTTACGCAAATGCAGGATTATGAGGCCGATGCGCCGCTGATCATCGAGCGGGCCAAAGGGGCATATCTCTATGACATACGGGGAAAGAGGTATTTGGATGGAGTCTCCTCGCTTTGGGTGACCGTGCACGGGCATCGAAAGCCGGCACTGGATTCGGCGATCAGAAAGCAGCTCGCGTCCGTCGCGCATTCGACGCTGCTCGGAATCTCGAACGTTCCCTCGGTCAGGCTTGCCAGAATGCTGATCGAGCGCGCGCCCGAAGGCCTCGCGAAAGTCTTCTATTCCGACAACGGCTCGACCGCAGTCGAAATCGGTTTGAAAATGGCGTTTCAGTTCTGGCAGCAACACCGCAGCGGCTCACATAAGCGACGGACCCGCTTCATCTGTTTCGAGAACGCCTACCATGGCGACACGCTCGGAAGTGTCGGCGTCGGCGGAATCGATCTGTTTCACAAGATGTACCGCCCGCTCCTGATGGATTCGATCAGAGCGACCTCTCCCTATTGCTACCGGTGCCCGCTCGAGCTGGATAAATCGACCTGCGACATGGCCTGTCTTGAAAGTATCGAGCGCACCCTGAAAGAACATGCGGATGAAGTTGCCGCGCTCCTCATCGAGCCTCTGGTATTTGCGGCGGCGGGAATCATTGTGCAGCCGCCCGGTTTCCTATCCCGTATCCGCGAACTCTGCTCCCGATACGGCGTTTTGATGATAGCTGACGAAGTCGCGGTCGGAATCGGGAGAACAGGAACATTTTTCGCGTGCGAACGAGAAAATGTTTCACCTGATATCCTCGCCACTGCAAAAGGATTGAGCGGCGGGTATCTGCCCGTTGCCGCCACGCTGGCGTCCGAACAGATTTATCAAGGCTTCCTGGGTGATTATGTCGAGATGCGGACGCTGTTCCACGGCCATACCTACACCGGCAACCCGCTTGGCTGCGCGGCTTCTGTGGCCAACCTCGAGATTTTCGAGCGCGAAAGAACCCTCCAGAAAGTAAGAAACAAGATCAGGCTGCTCGAGACCTTGCTCCGTCCACTCAGTGAGCTGCCCCACGTCGGCGATATCCGGCAGTGCGGGCTGATGGTCGGCATCGAGCTTGTGAAAGACAGGAAAACGCGCGAGCCATACGGTCACGGCGAAAAAATAGGGATCAAAGCCATCATGGAAGCAAGGCGCCGCGGCATGATCATTCGACCTCTGGGCAACGTGATTGTGCTCATGCCGCATCTTACGTTCACCCCCGCACAGCTCGAGCGCATGGTTAGTATCACGGCGGCATCGATAGAGACCGTTACAGGAGCATGA
- a CDS encoding GNAT family N-acetyltransferase, protein MIQENISFKLWDDSEEAGILALVRQDRGATDTRFAEYFDWEYRRNPLGRAIIGIGKKPDGMVVTALAAVPTPVVFRGAPLMACQLVNGMTRSDYMGRGLFSECGRMVCDALKRSGIALSYGLPNPNSFPSLTRKIGYSDIGTAKLLVFLHNPAALAAVRFPAARILGAAGIDRRLARFLLKKPRIKAAVQSRRSFNGLPLERLREDADLALDPNIDWLNWRYTDVPRRPYRIITTGGDDAPSGVAVYRLSLWDRVRITTINDLFLPPQHEPEAVESLIAHIISESESGDCAATFCLVAPGSRKEEILTRLGFVVVPHRFEPQPFSVILQGHSVSISGMTVREMAVSFGAYDIF, encoded by the coding sequence ATGATCCAAGAAAATATCTCATTCAAGTTGTGGGATGATTCCGAAGAAGCGGGCATCCTCGCGCTGGTCCGCCAGGACCGCGGAGCGACCGACACCCGCTTTGCGGAATATTTCGACTGGGAATACCGGCGCAACCCGCTGGGAAGAGCGATCATTGGGATCGGCAAGAAGCCGGACGGAATGGTCGTGACTGCATTGGCCGCCGTGCCGACGCCTGTTGTTTTCCGCGGCGCCCCCCTTATGGCATGCCAACTGGTGAACGGAATGACTCGTTCCGACTACATGGGGCGGGGCCTCTTCTCGGAGTGCGGGAGAATGGTGTGCGACGCGCTCAAAAGATCCGGGATTGCGCTTTCCTACGGGTTGCCCAATCCGAACAGTTTCCCGAGTCTGACGCGAAAGATCGGCTATAGCGATATCGGGACGGCCAAATTGCTCGTGTTTCTTCACAATCCCGCCGCTCTTGCCGCCGTTCGCTTTCCGGCGGCAAGAATATTAGGCGCAGCCGGAATCGACCGCAGGCTTGCCCGATTCCTGTTGAAAAAACCAAGAATAAAAGCCGCAGTCCAATCGAGGCGCTCATTCAATGGACTGCCGCTCGAGCGGCTGAGGGAGGATGCGGATCTCGCGCTCGATCCGAATATCGACTGGCTCAACTGGCGCTATACCGATGTTCCGAGACGGCCATATCGTATCATTACAACGGGCGGGGACGACGCTCCATCGGGGGTGGCGGTTTATCGGCTTTCTTTGTGGGACAGAGTCCGTATCACTACGATCAACGACCTTTTCCTGCCGCCACAGCATGAACCCGAAGCAGTGGAGAGCCTGATCGCGCACATAATTTCCGAGAGCGAAAGCGGCGATTGCGCGGCAACATTTTGCCTCGTCGCCCCCGGCTCCCGAAAAGAAGAGATCCTGACGCGACTTGGATTCGTTGTCGTTCCGCACAGGTTCGAGCCGCAGCCTTTCTCGGTCATCCTGCAGGGTCATTCCGTTTCGATTTCAGGAATGACGGTGAGGGAAATGGCCGTTTCCTTCGGGGCGTACGACATTTTCTGA
- a CDS encoding glycosyltransferase family 2 protein: MHSKKMKSPDEPKILILIPAYNEAQNIGGVIDEIHREVSGLPYAFDVLVVDDGSSDNTAAIASASGAEAIRLPLNGGIGVALQTGFKFAHERDYSNLIRLDADGQHPPSFISSILDPVIRREADLCIGSRFLQGKGYQASKIRRLGISWFSFLIAILFNQRITDPTSGFQAMNRRLIALYAREYASDYPEVEAVANALGNGFRVIEAPIEMKERQSGKSSIDSLHSIYYAIKVTTKVIIYLLQRH, translated from the coding sequence ATGCACAGCAAAAAGATGAAGAGTCCGGATGAACCGAAAATCCTGATCCTGATACCCGCCTATAACGAAGCTCAGAACATCGGCGGTGTCATTGATGAAATTCATCGGGAGGTCTCGGGGCTGCCGTACGCATTCGATGTACTGGTGGTTGACGACGGCTCGTCGGATAATACGGCGGCCATAGCAAGTGCGTCCGGTGCGGAGGCTATCAGGCTTCCGTTGAACGGCGGGATCGGGGTCGCTCTGCAGACCGGATTCAAATTCGCGCATGAGCGGGATTACAGCAATCTCATCAGGCTGGACGCAGACGGCCAGCATCCGCCTTCCTTCATCAGCAGCATCCTTGATCCCGTCATTCGGAGAGAAGCAGACTTGTGTATCGGTTCGCGGTTCCTTCAGGGAAAAGGATACCAGGCTTCAAAGATCAGACGGCTGGGCATCTCATGGTTTTCGTTCCTTATCGCGATCCTCTTTAATCAAAGGATCACCGATCCAACGTCGGGTTTTCAGGCGATGAACCGGCGGCTGATCGCCTTGTACGCGCGCGAGTACGCATCGGATTACCCGGAAGTGGAGGCCGTCGCGAACGCGCTGGGCAACGGGTTTCGGGTGATCGAGGCGCCGATTGAAATGAAGGAGCGGCAAAGCGGGAAATCGTCGATAGACTCGCTGCACTCGATCTATTACGCAATAAAGGTGACGACAAAGGTTATCATCTATTTACTGCAAAGACATTAA
- a CDS encoding DUF2304 domain-containing protein, translating to MEQPVLLVIKICAGLLTLVIFELIRRDKLKDQLGVIWFAGSLIVFILTLWYSLWIRLAHLLGIRYEPAIFMLGGLVFCVGLLLYLTVMFSKHEREKEILSQQIGILQWKLEQLEKKNEKSAQPS from the coding sequence ATGGAACAGCCGGTTCTGTTGGTAATCAAGATTTGCGCCGGACTCTTGACGCTGGTCATTTTCGAGCTTATTCGGCGCGACAAATTGAAGGACCAGTTAGGCGTGATCTGGTTCGCCGGGAGCCTTATCGTCTTCATTCTGACGCTGTGGTATTCTCTTTGGATCAGGCTTGCGCACCTGCTCGGGATTCGGTATGAGCCGGCCATCTTCATGCTGGGCGGACTGGTCTTTTGCGTCGGATTGCTCCTGTACCTGACCGTGATGTTCTCGAAGCATGAGCGCGAGAAAGAAATTCTCAGCCAGCAGATCGGGATTCTGCAATGGAAGCTGGAACAGCTCGAAAAGAAAAATGAGAAATCCGCTCAACCTTCGTGA